The Eurosta solidaginis isolate ZX-2024a chromosome 4, ASM4086904v1, whole genome shotgun sequence genome includes a window with the following:
- the LOC137251303 gene encoding probable pre-mRNA-splicing factor ATP-dependent RNA helicase mog-4 produces the protein MPYDLKKVIARFRPELKLLISSVTLDADKFSKLFDDAPIFRIQDEIETCQEVLKDRVKRLGSKDTSSHRTSESCAGYKYRRNLNLEQLYTLGALNHYGELTKLGRRMAEFPIDPMMGKCVGTTIPKNWYQLLRCFL, from the exons ATGCCGTATGACTTGAAAAAGG TTATAGCACGCTTCCGACCAGAATTAAAGCTTTTAATTTCCAGTGTAACTTTGGATGCtgataaattttcaaaactcTTTGATGATGCGCCTATATTTCGTATACAAGATGAAATTGAAACATGCCAAGAAGTTTTAAAAGATCGTGTTAAGCGTTTGGGTTCCAAAGATACGTCTTCTCATCGTACCAGT GAAAGTTGTGCTGGCTACAAATATCGCCGAAACTTAAATCTAGAACAATTATACACTTTGGGTGCGCTCAATCACTATGGTGAACTAACCAAATTGGGTAGACGTATGGCCGAATTTCCAATTGATCCAATGATGGGTAAATGTGTTG GTACAACTATTCCGAAGAATTGGTATCAATTGCTGCGATGCTTTCTGTGA